One uncultured Methanobrevibacter sp. genomic window carries:
- a CDS encoding tetratricopeptide repeat protein has product MSDKLEQAKDLIKNEEYKKALDIAKKRHGRDKIDEYLTILDLLIQKDYLPAIEERGHYHQYYDSNHDNGDYGEKYFDMYLEIEPQSINGLCDKAMSLSNKNKLKEAIEYMDKAFKNYEVYSQKEEPRISHEEVRMGKIELLMKDNQNQKALSEINKYEKKFGENKKEIFYKGQLLERTGEYKKALEYLNKSLDEEHTIIALNSKGNALYELGKYDEALNAYNSCITHEKDAKDELDLITNFNYKAAFCNVKLGKYDEAMKYLNKTIDMLNDYGRLDKDLEAIYQKCSFEKDKLMYKDNVEDKRFGQFKFLSSKTSITALLIIIIAYIILKIIGY; this is encoded by the coding sequence ATGAGCGATAAGCTTGAACAAGCAAAAGATTTAATAAAAAATGAAGAATATAAAAAAGCTCTTGATATAGCTAAAAAAAGACATGGTAGAGATAAAATAGATGAATATTTAACTATTTTAGATTTATTAATTCAAAAAGATTATTTGCCTGCAATTGAAGAAAGAGGTCATTATCACCAATATTATGATTCAAATCATGATAATGGAGATTATGGAGAAAAATACTTTGACATGTATTTGGAAATAGAACCTCAGTCAATTAATGGACTTTGTGATAAGGCAATGTCTTTATCTAATAAAAATAAACTAAAAGAAGCTATTGAATATATGGATAAAGCATTTAAAAATTATGAAGTATATTCTCAAAAAGAAGAACCTAGAATTTCACATGAAGAAGTTAGAATGGGTAAAATCGAACTTTTAATGAAAGATAATCAAAATCAAAAAGCATTAAGTGAAATAAATAAATATGAAAAAAAATTTGGAGAAAATAAAAAAGAAATTTTTTATAAAGGCCAACTTCTTGAAAGAACTGGAGAATACAAAAAAGCTTTAGAATACCTAAATAAAAGTTTAGATGAAGAACATACAATTATCGCTTTAAATTCAAAGGGAAATGCATTATATGAACTAGGAAAATATGATGAAGCATTGAATGCATATAATTCATGCATCACTCATGAAAAAGATGCAAAAGATGAATTAGACTTAATCACTAATTTTAATTATAAAGCTGCATTTTGTAATGTTAAACTTGGAAAATATGATGAAGCTATGAAATATTTAAATAAAACCATTGACATGTTAAATGATTATGGTAGATTAGATAAAGATCTTGAAGCCATCTATCAAAAATGTTCCTTTGAAAAAGACAAATTAATGTACAAAGATAATGTAGAGGACAAACGTTTTGGTCAATTTAAATTCCTTTCTTCAAAAACATCAATAACTGCACTTTTAATTATCATAATAGCATATATTATACTAAAGATTATTGGATATTAG
- a CDS encoding aldo/keto reductase has translation MKIVRLGKTNYKVNKNGFGALPIQRRNKKDSIEIIKKAYDNGINFYDTARFYTDSEEKLGASLNEVRENVIIATKTGSENVEGFWKDLETSLKNLQTDYIDIYQFHNLPFCPKPNDGSGLYEAMLDAKQEGKIKHIGITSHKFTIAKQAINSGLYETLQFPFSYLTDKQELNLVEKCKKLDIGFIAMKAMGGGLITNSKAAYAFMMNYDNVLPIWGIQKESELDEFLSYQENSPILDNTLNLAIHKDKQELGNDFCRGCGYCMPCHNKIEISICARMSLWIRRMPTQPSLNEDFQSKMKQAKKCDECGECIKKCPYNLNIPKLLKENVEDYDNILTGKTVVD, from the coding sequence ATGAAAATAGTGAGACTTGGAAAAACAAATTATAAAGTTAATAAAAATGGATTTGGAGCCCTTCCAATACAAAGAAGAAATAAAAAAGATTCCATTGAAATCATAAAAAAAGCATATGATAATGGAATCAATTTTTATGACACTGCTCGTTTTTACACAGATAGTGAAGAAAAATTAGGTGCGAGTCTAAATGAAGTAAGAGAAAATGTTATCATTGCAACAAAAACAGGATCTGAAAATGTTGAAGGCTTCTGGAAAGATTTAGAAACTTCACTTAAAAATCTTCAAACTGATTATATCGATATTTATCAATTTCACAATCTTCCTTTTTGCCCAAAACCTAATGATGGAAGTGGACTTTACGAAGCAATGCTAGATGCTAAACAAGAAGGAAAAATAAAACATATTGGAATTACTTCCCATAAATTCACAATAGCTAAACAAGCAATTAATAGTGGTTTATATGAAACATTACAATTCCCATTTTCATATTTAACAGATAAACAAGAGTTAAATTTAGTTGAAAAATGTAAAAAGTTAGATATTGGATTCATAGCTATGAAAGCTATGGGTGGTGGGTTAATTACTAATTCTAAAGCAGCATATGCATTTATGATGAACTATGATAATGTGTTACCTATTTGGGGTATTCAAAAAGAAAGTGAATTAGATGAATTTTTATCTTACCAAGAAAATTCCCCTATTTTAGATAATACATTAAACTTAGCTATTCATAAAGATAAACAAGAGTTAGGAAATGATTTTTGTAGAGGTTGTGGATATTGTATGCCCTGTCACAATAAAATTGAAATCAGTATTTGTGCTAGAATGTCATTATGGATTAGAAGAATGCCTACACAACCTAGTTTAAATGAAGATTTCCAAAGTAAAATGAAACAGGCAAAAAAATGTGATGAATGTGGTGAATGTATTAAAAAATGTCCATATAATCTAAATATTCCAAAATTACTTAAGGAAAATGTTGAAGATTATGATAATATCCTAACTGGAAAAACTGTTGTAGATTAA
- a CDS encoding DUF6891 domain-containing protein, with amino-acid sequence MNQELVDEIDYVKGLLANSGFFNKEDIIEILEEQFIEEDIDFSNIEISFNQVDNSNFKCLEDVFINLTGKNIISIHNCGYDIEEGVADAFELFVHLKNNNHTPIGFCFYTFEDVEEAIEDSKLKITFGDFENNPNKALEIGKIIFNDLKEANFSVNWDETVNNQIEISIVWDKTFDENKEYEIEGAFEEYINNN; translated from the coding sequence ATGAATCAAGAATTAGTTGATGAAATAGATTATGTAAAAGGATTATTAGCTAATTCTGGTTTTTTCAACAAAGAAGATATTATAGAAATATTGGAAGAACAATTTATTGAGGAAGATATTGATTTTTCCAATATTGAAATTTCTTTTAATCAAGTGGATAATTCTAATTTTAAATGTCTAGAAGATGTTTTTATTAATTTAACTGGTAAAAATATTATATCTATTCATAACTGTGGTTATGATATTGAAGAAGGAGTAGCTGATGCCTTTGAATTATTTGTTCATTTAAAAAATAATAATCATACTCCGATTGGATTTTGTTTTTATACTTTTGAGGATGTTGAAGAAGCTATTGAAGATAGTAAATTAAAAATTACATTTGGAGATTTTGAAAATAATCCAAATAAAGCTTTAGAAATTGGAAAAATTATATTCAATGATTTAAAAGAAGCTAATTTTAGTGTTAATTGGGATGAAACAGTTAATAACCAAATTGAAATTTCTATAGTTTGGGATAAAACCTTTGATGAAAATAAGGAATATGAAATTGAAGGTGCTTTTGAAGAATATATAAATAATAATTAG
- a CDS encoding DUF6882 domain-containing protein, with protein MRKIEKPVEIEQNDSFKVILSKYGALGLDKQENLSELIGDLEGQLDLEKGVLKFSDDILFDIQILGFFNEQSKQWAWAWDNENIGFDEKLIKSANEIHDIGLKYDIPQFTTPEFETTFNDCHIWAMVATAILKMDGYYGVNMDGLDIFVAIKSDLITENNTVLKFRDTFYTFQKNFEIFPKIAFESYTKLKGYPFKQKEEFAVAKLGESRIIVSFTERGNVTHIQMLLEDE; from the coding sequence GTGAGAAAAATTGAAAAACCAGTTGAAATTGAACAAAATGATTCTTTTAAAGTTATATTGTCTAAATATGGTGCTTTAGGTTTAGATAAACAAGAAAACTTATCAGAATTAATTGGAGATTTAGAGGGGCAATTGGATCTTGAAAAAGGTGTTTTAAAATTTAGTGATGATATTTTATTTGATATTCAAATTTTAGGATTCTTTAATGAACAGTCAAAACAATGGGCTTGGGCTTGGGATAATGAAAATATTGGATTTGATGAAAAGCTAATTAAATCAGCTAATGAAATTCATGATATTGGTTTAAAATATGATATCCCTCAATTTACAACTCCTGAATTTGAAACTACATTTAATGATTGTCATATATGGGCTATGGTAGCTACAGCTATTCTAAAAATGGATGGATATTATGGAGTTAATATGGATGGTTTAGATATTTTTGTAGCTATTAAATCTGATTTAATAACTGAAAATAATACTGTTCTTAAATTTAGAGATACATTTTATACTTTCCAAAAGAACTTTGAGATTTTCCCAAAAATAGCTTTTGAATCATATACTAAACTTAAAGGTTATCCTTTCAAACAAAAAGAGGAATTTGCAGTTGCTAAACTCGGTGAAAGTCGTATTATTGTAAGTTTCACTGAAAGAGGAAATGTAACTCATATTCAAATGCTTTTAGAAGATGAGTGA
- a CDS encoding ATPase → MNETTILVWINIAIIGIIAIIIVKLYFRKDEMKNDDTSLLPTDNLNEIINSGKSKLKSNQNSLSKTTPTKSSVSTYFSKQNQPQGTSLRKKGQIPKDNFNSYVSPETHEHNFNNKITYKDEEKIEKPINFNYETKVHKFQEPINESQMDIMSKTKKTNIKENENNISLEEKPKHELKDLFSIDELIKESKRKDNEREKESKTIKKEKEDTTEIKESIKQMKEGKKEENLITEVEVEPITETKKENNSITEVEVEPKEKISFYDTIHNNKTENKTTKKTKENNSLSITDAIKSDINDETEETLKTNETPKEETVENVLTEEKEETVADALNSADIKTPSLKTPTKIQEENDISVISPIEEDYEFGAPLEESEIFKEEKEEVENELSDLDYRKDLAKITNTIKNSKIFNEVKEKLTPEQHISEKDHVADEMYLRNVSTYEKEEFPEYEPIINERHEEYPSDYDYEEPTQEQLIRQENTRKVFNMMKNTDAEKSSKSHGINETPGIEDIKIKEKPAKSNIKIKINNEEVVLHKGDEIIFNHDGESYSSKVYGIRGTDISVKYRGKKIDISSKDIKKIY, encoded by the coding sequence ATGAATGAAACTACAATATTAGTGTGGATAAATATTGCAATAATAGGTATAATTGCTATAATTATTGTAAAATTATACTTTAGAAAAGACGAAATGAAAAACGATGATACATCTTTATTACCTACAGATAATTTAAATGAAATAATTAATTCTGGTAAAAGTAAATTAAAGAGTAATCAAAATAGTTTATCTAAAACCACACCAACTAAATCTAGTGTTTCAACATACTTCTCTAAACAAAATCAACCTCAAGGCACTTCTTTAAGAAAAAAAGGACAAATACCAAAAGACAACTTTAATAGTTATGTATCTCCTGAAACTCATGAACACAACTTCAACAACAAAATAACATATAAAGATGAAGAAAAAATAGAAAAACCAATCAATTTTAATTATGAAACAAAAGTTCATAAGTTTCAAGAACCAATCAATGAAAGCCAGATGGATATTATGAGTAAAACTAAAAAAACCAATATAAAAGAAAATGAAAATAATATTTCTTTGGAAGAAAAACCAAAACATGAGTTAAAAGACTTATTCAGTATTGATGAATTAATTAAAGAGTCAAAAAGAAAAGATAATGAAAGAGAAAAAGAATCTAAGACTATTAAAAAAGAAAAAGAAGATACTACTGAAATTAAAGAAAGTATCAAGCAGATGAAAGAAGGTAAAAAAGAAGAAAATCTTATAACTGAAGTTGAAGTAGAACCAATAACCGAAACTAAAAAAGAAAACAATTCAATAACTGAAGTTGAAGTAGAACCAAAAGAAAAAATTAGTTTCTACGACACCATTCACAATAATAAAACAGAAAACAAAACTACAAAAAAAACAAAAGAAAATAACAGTTTAAGTATAACTGATGCAATTAAATCAGACATAAATGATGAAACAGAAGAAACATTGAAAACCAATGAAACACCTAAAGAAGAAACTGTTGAAAATGTTTTAACTGAAGAAAAAGAAGAAACTGTTGCAGATGCTTTAAACAGTGCAGACATAAAAACACCAAGTTTAAAAACTCCAACTAAAATCCAGGAAGAAAATGATATAAGTGTTATTTCACCTATTGAAGAAGACTATGAATTTGGAGCACCTTTAGAAGAATCTGAAATATTTAAAGAAGAAAAAGAAGAAGTTGAAAATGAATTAAGCGACTTAGATTATAGGAAAGATTTAGCTAAAATAACAAACACTATTAAAAATTCCAAAATATTTAATGAAGTAAAAGAAAAACTTACTCCAGAACAACACATAAGTGAAAAAGATCATGTTGCAGATGAAATGTACTTAAGAAACGTAAGTACATATGAAAAAGAAGAATTCCCAGAATATGAACCTATTATTAATGAAAGACATGAAGAGTACCCTAGTGACTATGATTATGAAGAACCAACACAAGAACAATTAATTAGACAAGAAAATACTCGTAAAGTATTTAACATGATGAAAAATACTGATGCAGAAAAATCATCCAAATCCCATGGAATAAATGAAACACCCGGCATTGAAGATATTAAAATAAAAGAAAAACCAGCAAAAAGCAATATAAAAATAAAAATAAACAATGAAGAAGTAGTTCTCCATAAAGGTGATGAAATCATATTTAATCATGATGGAGAATCTTATTCCAGTAAAGTCTATGGAATTAGAGGCACTGACATATCTGTAAAATACAGAGGTAAAAAAATAGATATTAGTTCCAAAGACATTAAAAAAATATATTAA
- a CDS encoding glutamate--tRNA ligase, producing the protein MNDLEEIVYKHALLNAAKHKGSANPGAVIGSIMSQEQDLRSKAKEIGPIAGKIVAQVNNLSIEDQEAEMAKYHVEVKEKKQKKEEGLQELPGSHDNVVMRFAPNPSGPLHIGHARAAVPNAEYAKRYNGKIILRIEDTDPKRVFEPAYDLIPQDLKWLGITPDEVYYQSDRFEIYYDYARQLIEKGAAYMCTCDGATFKELKDNCQPCPCRDNTVEKNLELWDKFDKMHAGEAVLRVKTDINHKNPAIRDWVAMRIVEETHPRLGNKYRVYPMMNFSVAVDDHLMGMSHVLRGKDHLANSEKQKYLYDHMGWDVPEFIHYGRLKMEDIALSTSKALEGINSGKYSGWDDPRLGTLKAIARRGIQPQTIYNLITEIGVKMSDSAISWKKIYGLNRNFLEPIANRYFFVENPVEINVEQYEDGAVDIERPLHADHEDRGNRILPFAGKAYLANEDINDGIARLMDAVNVDINGDEIVYNSTSFEEARDLKAKIIQWVPVEDNINVTIVMDDASTKTGLGEGALRDLTVGDVVQFERVGFARLDEIKDDELIFYYAHK; encoded by the coding sequence ATGAATGATTTAGAAGAAATTGTCTATAAACATGCTTTATTAAATGCTGCTAAACATAAAGGAAGTGCAAATCCGGGAGCAGTTATTGGTTCAATCATGAGTCAAGAACAGGATTTGAGAAGTAAAGCAAAAGAAATTGGTCCAATAGCTGGAAAAATTGTAGCTCAAGTTAATAATTTGAGTATTGAAGATCAGGAAGCTGAAATGGCAAAATATCATGTTGAAGTTAAAGAAAAAAAACAAAAAAAAGAAGAAGGACTTCAAGAACTTCCTGGATCTCATGATAATGTAGTAATGAGATTTGCTCCAAATCCAAGTGGTCCATTACATATAGGTCATGCTCGTGCTGCAGTTCCAAATGCAGAATATGCTAAACGATATAATGGTAAAATTATATTAAGAATAGAAGATACTGATCCTAAGAGGGTTTTTGAACCAGCATATGATTTAATTCCTCAGGATTTGAAATGGTTAGGAATAACTCCTGATGAAGTTTATTATCAAAGTGATAGGTTTGAAATTTATTATGATTATGCCCGTCAATTAATTGAGAAAGGTGCAGCTTATATGTGTACCTGTGATGGTGCTACTTTTAAAGAACTTAAAGATAATTGTCAGCCATGTCCATGTAGGGATAATACTGTTGAAAAAAATCTTGAATTGTGGGATAAATTTGACAAAATGCATGCTGGAGAAGCTGTTTTAAGAGTAAAAACAGATATTAATCATAAAAATCCAGCTATTCGTGATTGGGTTGCTATGCGTATTGTCGAAGAAACTCATCCTCGTTTAGGAAATAAATATAGGGTTTATCCAATGATGAATTTTTCAGTAGCTGTTGATGATCATTTAATGGGTATGAGTCATGTACTTAGAGGAAAAGACCATTTGGCAAATAGTGAAAAACAAAAATATTTATATGATCACATGGGTTGGGATGTTCCTGAATTTATTCATTATGGTAGATTAAAAATGGAGGATATTGCATTAAGTACTTCTAAAGCTTTAGAGGGAATTAATTCTGGAAAATATTCCGGATGGGATGATCCAAGATTAGGTACTTTAAAAGCAATAGCTAGGAGAGGAATTCAACCTCAAACAATTTATAACTTAATTACTGAAATAGGTGTTAAAATGTCTGATTCAGCGATTAGTTGGAAAAAAATTTATGGTTTAAACCGTAATTTTTTAGAACCAATAGCTAATCGTTATTTCTTTGTAGAAAATCCTGTTGAAATAAATGTTGAACAGTATGAAGATGGTGCTGTTGATATTGAAAGACCATTACATGCTGATCATGAAGATAGAGGAAATAGAATATTGCCATTTGCAGGAAAAGCATATTTGGCTAATGAAGATATTAATGATGGAATAGCTAGATTGATGGATGCAGTTAATGTAGATATTAATGGAGATGAAATTGTTTATAATTCAACTTCTTTTGAGGAAGCTAGAGATCTAAAAGCTAAAATTATTCAATGGGTTCCTGTTGAGGATAATATTAATGTAACTATTGTTATGGATGATGCATCTACAAAAACTGGACTTGGAGAAGGAGCTTTAAGAGATTTAACTGTTGGAGATGTTGTACAATTTGAAAGAGTTGGATTTGCTCGTTTAGATGAAATTAAAGATGATGAGTTAATATTTTATTATGCTCATAAGTAG
- a CDS encoding LL-diaminopimelate aminotransferase has translation MVVKINENYLKLKSSYLFVEVARREVEFQKNNPDADIIKMGIGDVTKPLAPAIIKAFQGAVDEMGDAETFRGYGPEQGYDFLAEKIIENDFKPFGVSLESDEVFISDGAKCDTGNIQEIFDLGNKIAVTDPVYTVYVDTNVMAGRTGEMKDDGMYEGLTYLKCNAENGFIPELPKEDVDIIYLCYPNNPTGTTLTHDQLNVFVDYAIENKALILFDAAYECFINEDDVPHTIYEIEGAKQVAIEFRSFSKMAGFTGTRCAYTVVPKEVMGYDSEGNEVQLNQLWNRRQTTKFNGVSYPVQVAASAVYSDEGKKEIKEIIDYYMENAKVIRSSLEDLGLEVYGGINSPYIWVKTPNNMDSWAFFDLLLNEANVVGTPGSGFGPSGEGYLRLTAFNTLENTKEAMSRISKLDF, from the coding sequence ATGGTCGTTAAAATTAATGAAAACTATCTTAAATTAAAAAGTAGTTATCTTTTTGTTGAAGTAGCAAGAAGAGAAGTAGAATTCCAAAAAAATAATCCTGATGCAGACATTATTAAAATGGGTATTGGAGATGTTACAAAACCATTAGCTCCAGCTATTATTAAAGCATTCCAAGGTGCTGTAGATGAAATGGGGGATGCTGAAACATTTAGAGGATATGGTCCTGAACAAGGTTATGATTTTTTAGCTGAAAAAATTATTGAAAATGATTTTAAACCATTTGGAGTTTCCCTTGAGAGTGATGAAGTATTCATTAGTGATGGTGCTAAATGTGATACTGGTAATATTCAGGAAATTTTTGATTTAGGTAATAAAATTGCTGTTACTGATCCGGTTTATACTGTATATGTTGATACTAATGTAATGGCTGGAAGAACTGGTGAAATGAAAGATGATGGTATGTATGAAGGTTTAACTTACTTAAAATGCAATGCTGAAAATGGATTCATTCCAGAACTTCCAAAAGAAGATGTAGATATTATTTATTTATGTTATCCAAACAATCCAACTGGTACTACTCTCACCCATGATCAATTAAATGTATTTGTTGATTATGCAATAGAAAATAAAGCACTTATTTTATTTGATGCAGCATATGAATGTTTTATTAATGAAGATGATGTGCCTCATACTATTTATGAAATTGAAGGAGCTAAACAAGTAGCTATTGAATTTAGAAGCTTTTCTAAAATGGCTGGTTTTACAGGTACTCGTTGTGCTTACACTGTTGTTCCTAAAGAAGTAATGGGTTATGATAGTGAAGGTAATGAAGTTCAATTAAATCAATTATGGAATAGAAGACAAACTACAAAATTCAATGGAGTATCTTATCCAGTACAAGTTGCAGCATCTGCAGTTTACTCTGATGAAGGTAAAAAAGAAATTAAAGAGATAATTGATTATTATATGGAAAATGCAAAAGTAATTAGATCTAGCTTAGAGGATTTAGGTCTTGAAGTTTATGGTGGAATTAACTCTCCTTATATATGGGTTAAAACTCCGAATAATATGGATTCATGGGCATTCTTTGATTTATTATTAAATGAAGCTAATGTAGTTGGAACTCCTGGTTCCGGATTTGGTCCAAGTGGTGAAGGTTATTTAAGACTTACTGCATTTAATACTTTAGAAAATACTAAAGAAGCAATGAGCAGAATTTCTAAATTAGATTTTTAG
- a CDS encoding lipopolysaccharide assembly protein LapB: MVNKKAIELINNKEYEKANKLSFRLFQKKNLNDFLEINDLLLKENYIPAIPLRGYYYLIEDITHDNQDYGEKYFNKYLEKRPDSISIRFQKAVALSAKGKEEESKQIIENLIENYHENPYNDEIITCKSKENLCELKLIYLFEKELKEEALNYGEEILKEYPNNMLTLLAKAKLLCEKNENNEEALEIINRCLKIEKTIEGLLIKGDIYVNLKEYKKAIQCFDMGINALSKTEEPLILEWYHKKALALIQLQEYNEAMKCLNRTMDIILSIEINNDLNENGIKLLKDCEKEKQKLLNQGIADVKYSKHNFDLNKLVYIMLALAIIVRFLPVNSKIELIVVMLFLITAVASLAKKIYENNFI; the protein is encoded by the coding sequence ATGGTAAATAAAAAAGCTATTGAGTTAATTAATAACAAAGAATATGAAAAAGCTAATAAACTTTCATTTAGGTTATTTCAAAAAAAGAATTTAAATGATTTTTTAGAAATCAATGACCTACTTTTAAAAGAAAATTATATCCCTGCAATTCCATTAAGAGGATATTACTATTTAATTGAAGATATTACTCATGATAATCAGGATTATGGAGAAAAATACTTTAATAAATATTTAGAAAAAAGACCTGACTCAATATCTATTCGTTTCCAAAAAGCAGTTGCATTGTCTGCAAAAGGAAAAGAAGAAGAATCTAAACAAATAATTGAGAATCTCATTGAAAATTACCATGAAAATCCATATAATGATGAAATAATTACATGTAAGTCAAAAGAAAATCTTTGTGAACTTAAATTAATTTACCTATTTGAAAAAGAGTTAAAAGAAGAAGCTTTAAATTATGGGGAAGAAATTCTTAAAGAATACCCAAATAACATGTTAACATTATTAGCAAAAGCTAAATTATTATGTGAGAAAAATGAAAATAATGAAGAAGCTTTAGAGATTATAAATAGATGTTTAAAAATTGAAAAAACAATAGAAGGACTCCTTATAAAAGGAGATATTTATGTTAATTTAAAAGAATATAAAAAGGCTATACAATGTTTTGATATGGGAATAAATGCGCTAAGCAAAACTGAAGAGCCTCTTATTCTTGAATGGTATCACAAAAAAGCACTTGCATTAATCCAACTACAAGAATATAATGAAGCTATGAAATGTTTAAACAGAACTATGGACATAATTCTCAGCATAGAAATTAATAATGACTTAAATGAAAATGGAATAAAATTATTAAAGGACTGTGAAAAAGAAAAACAAAAGCTACTTAATCAGGGCATAGCAGATGTTAAATATAGTAAACATAACTTTGATTTGAATAAATTAGTTTATATAATGTTAGCTCTTGCTATTATAGTTCGTTTTTTACCTGTTAATAGTAAAATTGAATTAATCGTAGTTATGTTATTCTTAATTACTGCTGTAGCTTCATTAGCTAAAAAAATTTATGAAAATAATTTTATTTAA